The following are from one region of the Stigmatella ashevillena genome:
- a CDS encoding ATP-grasp domain-containing protein, with amino-acid sequence MTHLAPARPVVLVGSRGDEHVSRLAHRMEALGVETFVVDTLAFPEETRLALTEGLDGITVNGQPLGTPGAVYLRSIYTHPLAFGVDAQEAMDEDWRTTLVAFREKATLLRGLLGRWEALGVPFYNPESTAWRLQKPLQLALLAQAGLPVPETLWTNDPEAVRRFAAGRRVAYKPVGGGAATQELGPEDLTDDRLAALEAAPVTFQALMPGEDVRVYVLDGEIVASLRILSRAIDFRQNEERVESFELPPEVAQQCLRALQVLGLRWTGMDLKRDAEGTLRILELNESPMFLGFDARAGTDILGHLARGLARAARTPRS; translated from the coding sequence ATGACGCACCTCGCGCCCGCTCGTCCCGTGGTTCTCGTCGGTTCCCGCGGTGACGAGCACGTTTCGCGGCTTGCCCACCGGATGGAAGCGCTGGGCGTGGAAACCTTCGTGGTGGACACGCTCGCCTTCCCGGAGGAGACACGCCTGGCCCTGACGGAGGGCCTCGACGGCATCACCGTGAACGGGCAACCACTCGGAACGCCCGGAGCCGTCTACCTGCGCAGCATCTACACCCACCCCCTCGCCTTTGGCGTGGATGCCCAGGAGGCGATGGACGAGGACTGGCGCACCACGCTGGTCGCCTTCCGCGAGAAGGCCACCCTGCTGAGAGGGCTCCTGGGCCGCTGGGAAGCGCTGGGCGTGCCGTTCTACAACCCCGAGTCCACGGCCTGGCGCCTCCAGAAGCCCCTTCAGCTCGCGCTGCTGGCACAGGCGGGGCTTCCCGTCCCGGAGACGCTCTGGACGAATGATCCCGAGGCGGTGCGCCGCTTCGCCGCCGGTCGGCGCGTGGCCTACAAGCCCGTGGGCGGCGGCGCGGCCACGCAGGAGTTGGGGCCCGAGGACCTCACCGATGACCGCCTCGCCGCGTTGGAGGCCGCTCCCGTCACCTTCCAGGCGTTGATGCCCGGCGAGGACGTGCGCGTCTACGTGCTCGACGGGGAGATCGTCGCCAGCCTGCGCATCCTCTCGCGGGCCATCGACTTCCGGCAGAACGAGGAGCGCGTTGAGTCCTTCGAGTTGCCCCCTGAGGTGGCCCAGCAATGTCTCCGGGCCCTGCAGGTGCTGGGGCTGCGTTGGACGGGGATGGACCTCAAGCGGGACGCCGAGGGAACTTTGCGCATCCTCGAGCTCAACGAGTCCCCCATGTTCCTCGGCTTCGATGCGAGGGCGGGCACGGACATCCTGGGACACCTCGCCCGGGGCCTCGCTCGCGCGGCCCGCACGCCTCGCTCCTGA